Proteins from a genomic interval of Fusarium oxysporum Fo47 chromosome I, complete sequence:
- a CDS encoding PCI domain-containing protein, translated as MSDDEDFMQESDEEQYDFEYEEDDDEETADVDIENKYYNAKQLKLSDPEDAIAEFLGIPPLEEEKGEWGFKGVKQAIKLEFKLGQYDKAAEHYAELLTYVKSAVTRNYSEKSINNMLDYIEKGADGPEAVKCMEQFYSLTLQSFQSTNNERLWLKTNIKLAKLLLDRKEYGAVSKKLRELHKTCQQEDGTDDPSKGTYSLEIYALEIQMFAETKNNKQLKALYQRALKVKSAVPHPRIMGIIRECGGKMHMSEENWKEAQSDFFESFRNYDEAGSLQRIQVLKYLLLTTMLMKSDINPFDSQETKPYKTDPRISAMTDLVDAYQRDDVHAYEKVLQRNQDILDDPFIAENIDEVTRNMRTKGVVKLIAPYTRMKLSWIAKQLKISEPEVQDILGFLIIDGKINGRVNQQEGLLQITSDADTERIAALQGLTSSISELFGAIFRDGDGFRNSEHSAADEQIMDVSGIPLGKGSHRAAAQHRGKKGKLAAAPWA; from the exons ATGTCGGACGACGAGGATTTCATGCAGGAGTCGGATGAGGAGCA GTACGACTTCGAGtacgaagaagacgatgacgaagagacCGCCGATGTCGATATCGAAAACAAATACTACAACGCCAAGCAACTCAAGCTGTCAGACCCCGAAGATGCGATCGCAGAATTCCTGGGCATTCCGCcactcgaagaagagaaaggagaatGGGGCTTCAAAGGTGTGAAGCAGGCCATAAAGCTCGAGTTCAAGCTGGGCCAATATGACAAG GCTGCTGAACATTACGCTGAACTCCTCACCTACGTCAAGTCGGCCGTTACGCGCAACTACTCCGAGAagtccatcaacaacatgcTCGACTACATCGAAAAGGGAGCGGATGGCCCAGAGGCAGTGAAGTGTATGGAGCAATTCTACTCCCTCACGCTGCAGAGCTTCCAGAGCACCAACAACGAGCGCCTGTGGCTCAAGACCAACATCAAGCTGGCAAAGTTACTTCTCGACCGAAAGGAGTACGGCGCTGTGTCAAAGAAGCTCCGAGAGCTCCACAAGACCTGTCAGCAAGAAGATGGAACCGACGACCCTAGCAAGGGCACATATTCACTCGAGATTTACGCACTTGAGATCCAAATGTTTGCAGAGACCAAGAACAATAAGCAACTCAAGGCCCTGTATCAAAGAGCTCTCAAAGTCAAATCCGCGGTACCACATCCCAGAATCATGGGCATCATCAGAGAGTGTGGTGGAAAGATGCACATGAGCGAAGAGAACTGGAAGGAAGCTCAGAGCGACTTTTTCGAATCGTTCCGTAACTACGACGAAGCAGGTTCTCTCCAGCGAATCCAGGTTCTCAAGTATCTGCTATTGACGAccatgttgatgaagtccGACATCAACCCTTTCGATTCGCAGGAGACCAAGCCCTACAAGACAGATCCACGAATCTCCGCCATGACAGATCTTGTCGACGCTTACCAGCGAGATGATGTACACGCGTACGAGAAGGTCCTGCAGCGTAACCAGGACATCCTAGATGATCCATTCATTGCCGAGAACATCGATGAAGTCACGCGAAACATGCGAACTAAGGGTGTTGTAAAGCTCATCGCTCCTTACACACGCATGAAGCTATCTTGGATCgccaagcagctcaagatcTCCGAGCCCGAAGTACAAGATATTCTGGGCTTCTTGATCATTGACGGCAAGATCAACGGTCGAGTCAACCAACAAGAGGGTCTCCTGCAGATCACCTCTGACGCAGACACCGAGCGCATTGCAGCTCTCCAGGGACTCACGTCGTCTATTTCGGAGCTGTTTGGTGCTATTTTCAGAGACGGAGATGGATTCCGTAACAGTGAGCATTCCGCAGCGGACGAGCAAATAATGGATGTGTCAGGCATTCCATTGGGGAAGGGAAGCCATAGGGCGGCTGCCCAACATCGCGGGAAGAAGGGGAAGTTGGCTGCGGCGCCATGGGCCTGA
- a CDS encoding major facilitator superfamily domain-containing protein — translation MAAQTKLTDDNVYDTDVESNHGIERDEGPTEQSPLLPSGREEDDEPSKSLRRRALAMGMLALLMVEVSQFIMNPPTKKIAEDIICRQHYPDHLIGAFDTDDYRCKDSPVQKTLAMVQGWEQAFEMGVPILTQFPYGIVADKYGRRLVLFLAMLGCCLSTAWLLLVLSFPNIFSIWAILGGSIFFLIGGGGQMAVAMVYTIVADVVPVSKRTDMFFRLVALVLIFNVIFNPISAWLLQFDPWLSMWIGFGFMVFGTMCILLIPETMHLRRKDDKRHNEEHENEQLHGVSLSKHNVLKQAWFSIQNDMQHVWRFIFASKSIMMLMLAIAFFFPVRTVLTGVLLQYMSKRFDWSWSKATYISTIGIVATVVCYLIILPVTSDFLNKSRRYKSRPVARDLLLARIAITIMAAGCLLMGLASVPWLFVISLITVSVGNSFVALSRALINALVEPHTIATLNTTISLIEVIMGLTAPAMSWLLGRGFELGGQWMGLPFLVTSLMAMATAVMLFIVKLPTSGVAQAHDG, via the exons ATGGCGGCGCAAACGAAACTTACGGACGATAACGTCTATGACACGGATGTTGAGAGCAATCATGGGATTGAGAGGGATGAAGGGCCGACGGAACAGTCGCCTTTGTTGCCAAGTGGcagagaggaagatgatgagccGTCGAAATCGCTGAGACGACGCGCTTTGGCTATGGGCATGCTGGCTCTTCTCATGGTCGAAGTGAGCCAGTTCATCATGAATCCTCCGACCAAAAAGATCGCTGAGGATATTATTTGTCGACAGCACTATCCCGATCATCTAATCGGCGCATTCGATACAGACGACTATCGCTGCAAAGATAGTCCTGTTCAGAAGACTCTGGCTATGGTCCAGGGATGGGAGCAGGCCTTCGAGATGGGAGTCC CAATCTTAACGCAGTTCCCATATGGTATCGTTGCTGATAAATATGGAAGACGGCTTGTTCTGTTTCTGGCAATGCTTGGATGCTGTCTTTCAACAGCTTGGCTCTTGTTAGTCT TATCATTCCCAAACATATTCTCCATCTGGGCAATCCTCGGTGGAAGTATCTTTTTCCTCATCGGTGGTGGAGGTCAAATGGCCGTTGCGATGGTCTACACCATCGTCGCCGACGTCGTCCCTGTCTCCAAACGAACAGACATGTTCTTCCGTCTCGTCGCTCTAGTCTTAATCTTCAACGTCATCTTCAATCCGATTTCGGCATGGCTCCTCCAATTCGACCCCTGGTTGTCCATGTGGATTGGCTTTGGTTTCATGGTCTTCGGAACGATGTgcattcttctcatccctGAGACAATGCATCTTCGACGCAAGGATGATAAGAGACACAATGAAGAGCATGAGAATGAACAACTTCATGGTGTTTCTTTGAGCAAGCATAATGTGTTGAAACAGGCTTGGTTCAGTATCCAGAATGATATGCAGCATGTTTGGCGCTTCATCTTCGCGTCAAAGAGCATTATGATGCTCATGCTAGCTATTGCATTCTTCTTCCCGGTTCGGACTGTACTTACGGGAGTGTTGTTGCAGTACATGAGCAAACGTTTCGATTGGTCATGGTCAAAG GCAACATACATCTCGACAATTGGCATTGTAGCAACAGTGGTGTGCTACCTCATAATTCTGCCCGTGACATCCGACTTCCTCAACAAGAGTCGTCGTTACAAATCACGCCCCGTTGCTAGAGATTTACTCCTTGCGCGCATCGCCATCACAATCATGGCAGCCGGATGTTTGCTGATGGGTCTTGCTTCAGTCCCATGGTTGTTTGTCATTTCCCTCATCACTGTCAGTGTCGGAAACTCTTTCGTGGCGCTCAGCAGAGCCTTGATCAATGCTCTGGTTGAACCGCATACCATCGCTACCTTGAACACTACCATCTCTCTTATTGAAGTCATCATGGGGTTGACTGCGCCCGCAATGAGCTGGCTCTTGGGTCGTGGTTTTGAGTTGGGCGGTCAGTGGATGGGGTTGCCGTTTTTGGTGACCAGTCTCATGGCGATGGCGACAGCTGTAATGCTGTTTATAGTGAAGCTACCAACTTCTGGTGTTGCGCAAGCCCACGATGGTTGA
- a CDS encoding concanavalin A-like lectin/glucanase domain-containing protein gives MSSTKSLLASILAIAPLALAQDPSCDCYVTKGDNPQYYTSHSFFDFRSLSQYAGVPPLIDTIQGNAEAGFSSDFFNWESEFTQTWGPQKWNNGNEEFPMQNTYNNLYIEENNDVSPASDTWLTMRTARHNGFQTASEFESLEKHQYVSLRMYARTKGSPGACTAMFTYLNGGSLALVQEADIEVLTKDDPTIIHYTNQPSYTDEGGEVEGAHLAATLPDGLKWTDWAKHTIDWTPDATIWKVNDKETWRNAFQVPRDPAQLSFNAWSNGDTWTGTIPEGGAAYQQIQWIEVLHGRTEQGACNRVCSVDEGEAGKAVPV, from the coding sequence atgtcttccacCAAGTCCCTCCTCGCAtccatcctcgccatcgctCCCTTGGCTCTCGCCCAGGATCCTTCATGCGATTGCTACGTTACTAAGGGCGATAATCCCCAATACTACACAAGCCACTCCTTCTTTGACTTCCGTTCCCTCTCCCAATACGCCGGTGTTCCTCCTCTCATCGACACAATCCAAGGCAACGCCGAAGCAGGCTTTTCTTCAGATTTCTTCAACTGGGAGTCTGAATTTACTCAAACCTGGGGTCCTCAGAAATGGAACAATGGGAACGAAGAGTTTCCTATGCAGaatacttataataacctGTACATTGAGGAGAATAATGATGTCTCTCCTGCGAGTGACACGTGGTTGACTATGAGAACAGCTCGTCACAATGGCTTCCAAACCGCTTCTGAGTTTGAGTCTCTGGAGAAGCATCAATACGTCTCGTTGAGAATGTATGCTCGTACCAAGGGTTCTCCCGGTGCCTGCACAGCCATGTTCACCTACCTCAACGGCGGCTCCCTCGCCCTCGTCCAAGAAGCAGACATCGAAGTCCTCACAAAGGACGATCCCACAATCATCCACTACACAAACCAACCCTCCTACACCGATGAGGGCGGCGAGGTCGAAGGCGCTCATCTAGCAGCCACACTCCCCGACGGTCTCAAGTGGACAGACTGGGCAAAGCACACTATCGATTGGACACCCGATGCTACGATCTGGAAGGTCAACGATAAAGAGACCTGGCGCAATGCGTTCCAGGTGCCGAGAGATCCCGCGCAGCTGAGCTTTAATGCCTGGAGTAATGGGGATACGTGGACGGGTACTATTCCAGAGGGTGGTGCAGCGTATCAGCAGATTCAGTGGATTGAGGTTTTGCATGGACGCACGGAGCAGGGGGCTTGTAATAGGGTTTGTAGTGTTGATGAGGGTGAGGCTGGGAAGGCTGTGCCTGTTTAG
- a CDS encoding NUDIX hydrolase domain-like protein codes for MSVFDAKVTSTEPLSKEEARWIKLSKITYRDPTGTSRTWESAERLTRPKTADIDGVGIVAILPLPTGPELILQKQYRPPINAVTIEVPAGLIDEGETPEECAIRELREETGYVGVATETSPMMFNDPGFCNTNLKMVHVSVDMELPENKNLKPELEEGEFIEVFTVKLTDLWGMCETWEREGCAIDARVGTLAEGILLAQRFKL; via the exons ATGTCTGTTTTCGATGCCAAAGTGACATCCACTGAGCCCCTC TCTAAGGAGGAAGCTCGCTGGATCAAACTCTCCAA AATCACATACCGTGACCCAACAGGAACATCCCGAACCTGGGAATCAGCCGAACGTCTCACGCGTCCTAAAACCGCTGACATCGACGGCGTAGGCATAGTAGCCATCCTCCCCCTCCCCACAGGCCCCGAACTCATACTCCAAAAACAATACCGCCCTCCCATCAACGCCGTAACAATAGAAGTACCAGCCGGTCTAATCGACGAGGGCGAAACACCCGAAGAATGCGCCATCCGCGAACTCCGCGAGGAAACAGGCTACGTCGGCGTCGCTACCGAGACGTCGCCCATGATGTTTAACGACCCGGGGTTTTGCAACACGAATTTGAAGATGGTGCATGTTAGTGTTGATATGGAGTTACCTGAGAATAAGAACTTGAAGCCGGAGCTGGAGGAGGGGGAGTTCATTGAGGTTTTTACGGTGAAATTGACGGACTTGTGGGGGATGTGTGAGACTTGGGAGAGGGAGGGCTGTGCGATTGATGCGAGGGTTGGGACTTTGGCGGAGGGGATCTTGTTGGCGCAGAGATTCAAGCTGTAG
- a CDS encoding Alpha/Beta hydrolase protein — MRSSRSLVRSTRQLQTSFAPSRLVRRTCLAPRVRELHSATPRKSGVASNPAMSFPCLDALESRSARLTDDDTEPSYTSGATQNYLCKEPFMLDWGGVLPEFNIAYETWGELNADKSNAILLHTGLSASSHAHSTEANTKPGWWEKFIGPGGPLDTNKYHVICTNVIGGCNGSTGPSSVDPGNGERYATHFPILTMDDMVRAQFRLLDHLGIDKLYASVGSSMGGMQSLAAGVLFPSRVGRIVSISGCARSHPYSIAMRHTQRQVLMMDPNWNRGFYYGKVPPHAGMKLAREIATVTYRSGPEWEQRFGRRRADSSKPPALCPDFLIETYLDHAGEKWCLNYDPNSLLYVSKAMDLFDLGIEHQRATRARRQEREKNLASGEASPLSPDACSLTLPNKPYEEQPGAHPDPSDATVVPGSRPPEDLIHGLAPLRDTPTLVMGVASDILFPAWQQREVAEAVRLAGNRNVTHVELSEEMSMFGHDTFLLDLKYIGNNLRMFLG, encoded by the coding sequence ATGAGGTCCTCAAGGTCTCTCGTACGCTCAACCCGCCAGCTCCAAACATCCTTTGCTCCCTCAAGACTTGTCCGCCGAACATGTCTCGCCCCGAGGGTCCGAGAGCTTCACTCCGCTACGCCCCGGAAGTCGGGCGTCGCATCTAACCCAGCAATGTCATTCCCCTGCCTCGACGCATTAGAATCCCGTTCTGCCCGCTTAACCGACGATGACACCGAGCCCTCGTATACATCAGGCGCCACGCAGAATTATCTCTGCAAAGAACCCTTCATGCTAGACTGGGGCGGCGTCCTTCCCGAGTTCAACATCGCGTATGAAACGTGGGGTGAGCTCAACGCCGATAAATCGAATGCTATTCTTCTACACACCGGGTTGTCCGCTTCGTCACATGCGCACTCTACAGAGGCGAATACAAAGCCTGGCTGGTGGGAGAAGTTCATTGGGCCAGGAGGACCGCTTGATACGAATAAATACCACGTTATCTGCACGAATGTCATCGGCGGCTGCAACGGTTCTACGGGACCGAGTAGTGTCGATCCAGGAAATGGAGAGCGCTATGCAACGCATTTTCCCATCTTGACGATGGATGATATGGTCCGCGCCCAATTCCGTCTTCTCGACCATCTCGGCATTGATAAACTCTACGCCTCCGTTGGTTCTTCAATGGGCGGAATGCAATCCCTCGCCGCAGGTGTTCTCTTCCCCTCGCGCGTAGGTCGCATCGTCTCTATCAGCGGCTGCGCACGCTCTCATCCGTATAGTATCGCCATGCGCCATACTCAGCGCCAAGTCCTCATGATGGATCCAAACTGGAACCGTGGTTTTTACTACGGAAAGGTTCCTCCTCATGCTGGTATGAAGCTTGCGCGTGAGATTGCGACGGTTACGTATCGCTCTGGACCGGAGTGGGAGCAGCGCTTTGGTCGTCGTCGAGCAGACTCGAGTAAACCGCCCGCGCTATGTCCGGACTTTCTCATTGAGACGTATCTTGACCACGCGGGTGAGAAGTGGTGTTTGAACTATGATCCTAACAGTCTTTTGTACGTCAGCAAGGCTATGGATCTTTTCGACCTGGGTATTGAGCATCAGCGCGCAACTCGTGCTCGTCGCCAAGAGCGCGAGAAGAATCTTGCTTCAGGAGAAGCTTCTCCCCTTTCACCTGACGCATGCAGTCTTACTCTGCCCAACAAGCCTTATGAGGAACAGCCTGGCGCCCACCCCGACCCCTCAGATGCAACTGTCGTGCCAGGCTCACGACCCCCAGAGGATCTGATCCACGGTCTCGCACCACTGCGCGACACCCCCACGCTGGTTATGGGCGTTGCAAGTGACATCCTCTTCCCAGCATGGCAACAGCGCGAGGTAGCTGAGGCTGTCCGTCTAGCTGGAAACAGGAACGTAACGCACGTCGAGTTGAGCGAAGAGATGAGCATGTTTGGCCATGACACATTCCTCCTGGATCTCAAGTACATCGGCAACAACCTCCGCATGTTCCTCGGCTAG
- a CDS encoding Isy1-like splicing factor → MARNSEKAQSMLFRFREAQAADLGIIDAGRTRRPKLITEVSAIPACEKWRGQVLKEISRKMSRIQDPILSDYQIRDLNDEINKLMREKHMWEIQIRNLGGPNYMRGGGKIYDEQGREIPGSGKGYKYFGRARELPGVKELFEAAKNQGDEKPLEERHDMRRNVDAAYYGYAPDEEDEEMLAYEAEKERQAVEHLLKTGSKDVPEGWEPLPGDSGDGITWDLPTLEEVQEELIDRRRRRLLEQL, encoded by the exons ATG GCACGTAACTCGGAAAAGGCACAGTCTATGCTGTTTCGCTTCCGcgaagctcaagcagcagACCTAGGCATCATCGACGCCGGCCGCACACGTCGccccaagctcatcaccGAAGTCTCAGCCATTCCCGCCTGCGAAAAATGGCGTGGACAAGTCCTCAAAGAAATCTCGCGCAAGATGTCACGTATCCAAGATCCTATCCTCAGCGACTACCAGATCCGCGATCTCAACGACGAAatcaacaagctcatgcGCGAGAAGCACATGTGGGAGATTCAGATACGTAATCTCGGGGGACCGAACTACATGCGCGGCGGGGGCAAGATCTACGATGAGCAAGGACGCGAAATACCCGGTAGTGGGAAAGGCTACAAATATTTTGGTAGAGCGAGGGAACTGCCGGGTGTGAAGGAGTTGTTTGAGGCAGCGAAGAACCAAGGTGATGAGAAGCCGCTTGAGGAGAGGCATGATATGAGGAGGAATGTTGACGCGGCGTATTATGGTTATGCGcctgatgaggaggatgaggagatgtTGGCGTATGAGGCGGAGAAGGAGAGGCAGGCGGTTGAGCATTTGCTCAAGACGGGGAGTAAGGATGTGCCGGAGGGGTGGGAGCCGCTGCCAGGGGATAGTGGTGATGGGATTACGTGGGATTTACCGACGTTGGAGGAGGTGCAGGAGGAGTTGATCGATcggaggagaaggaggctcTTGGAGCAGTTGTGA